The window caaAAGTTTAATTCACTAGGTGTGCGGATgcttattctaatattaagatttatgtGAGTAATTTAGAGTGtagtatattttatttgaatttggcCAATTTTAGAGCCTGTTGTTCATGTTGTTTAAGAAAGTCATTAGTTACTTAACATAACTCAATTAACTTTTTATGaaaataattgtatataaattttactttaataaaaaatattactaaaataataataataataataataataataataatattattattattattattattattattattattttggaacCAAAATAAGCTCAACACACTAATGTGGAGCAAACGAACTAAACAACAAGTACtacataaaaatacataaaatcctTGTAACTTCCGGCAATGCCTTCAACCACCAAAAAGATCACTCTCGATCCATTCTTTGTAGCTCAGAATCGTTTTCCTTATTACGAACTCAACACCTGTTTTCTGATTATTGAAAATCCTAGCATTACGTTTCACCCAAATGTTTTAAATAACTGCAAAGAACCCCGTCAACCACTTCTTCTGATCTTGTTTCGGCTTATGCTTACCAATCCACCTCTCAAACAGTTCCTTATGGTTCTAAGAATAGACCAAACTTCACCAAAAGACCTCAATCAActacaccacacctgccatgttaATTCACATAGAAGAAATAAATACTCCACCGACTCTATCTCCTCCGTGTTGCCCATGGTAATTTCTGCCACGTTTTTGTTTTATGGTTGCACCTAAATTATTTAGATTAAATAAGTAAAttatttcaataaatattatttatcaaataattttttaatttttttattagataaattagtGTTCACATAAATTTGTTTATCACTAATTTGAGCAAAtgcttaataatttttataactttattaaataatagtataaattaatttgtctaatttttttatttttgactaaGAGTGAGGACCATAGTTTATCTAGACTTTATAATTGGGGACCAAATAACTTACCTTAAACTTAATAATAGTTAAAACTCGTCGTTCTTCCCAATGAATGAGTTTAATTTAGTATAagtataaaagttaaaaattattttcccaTGCCTAACATGCATTGCTAACTCCGCGACACCATATTAATTAGTTTACAGAAAGCAGTTAATGGTGTTTCACATAAACTTATAAACGTGATTTACCAATGAACATATAGCTTAGCTTACAAGGATTTGTACCTAcacaactaattaattattttaggttcaaattattattgttttattcACTAATATTTGCACTTAACTGATTtaatattatacatttaaatttttataatcttCTAAATTAGTTTCTATATACTTATTTctaaagccattttttaaaaattcatttattttataataatattaaaatattaatatatttaacatttatattgttatataagAGATTAATAATGATTTATGTTATGATAATCACATTgcgtattttaaatatatttttcttataaaaaatacttttttttctaattttatatgTTCATaaacctttttttcttttaagaatcCAATGAGTTCATATCATGAGTCAAAATGCTTTTATATAGCGAAAAATATAATACACAAAGAGATAAATAAAAAGTTTATGTAAAGTTTGGTCCTTTATATTAAAATTTCTAAATCTGTTGTTGcatataatattcataattaaacACTTATTATATCTAATATAATCATACTACTATTGGTTTAAAGAGTACTTATGTTTTTACCAATATGATAACTTTGGTTGATACCAAATTCAAAGATGGTATAGAGGCTTGGGTTAACCTTGGATGAGATGAATATGAAGCATTTAATTTGGAGTTATTCACTGAATTGCTCAATTATGCTACTCTTGATCCAAGTCCTTTGGCAATGTCTAACTCAAAGTTATATAGACTTGAATcgatttattttttctattatcaTTAGCCATTAAATAAAATGTGGAACCTATATtgtaagaatttaaaaaaaaaaaaaacacctatgTACTTTATCTCAGCTCGTGCACTTAagagaaattattttataatgtGTTTTATGTATTAGTCAAAACATCTTGTAATTTTCATAaaagtaaagtatattttttgtcctaaaattttacaaaagttttaaaaatatccctaagttttattttgtttcaattttgtcccgaaagttttcgatttgcatcaaatatacccctgacggctaatttttcaaaaaatttaagaccaattcaacaacaatttcataagaacaaccctcaatataagcaaatcaagcataattttcatgtattattgttagattggtcttaaatttttttgaaaatttagccgtcgagagaatatttgatgcaaatcgaaaacttttgagacaaaattaaaacaaaataaaacttagggatatttttaaaatttttattaaactttaaaaacaaaaattatattttaccctTTTCATAATTAGGTGGGGCATATTATTAAGCTCCATTTATTGTATAGTAAAGAAAAATGAATCCATTTGATGTTTAACATTTAAGTGTTTTGGGTGTTATGTCCAGTACTTCTTATTTGTCAGGAATTAAAAGAGCCGAAGGTTTTAATTAAGTTGGGTGGTGGGACAGTAGTAGGTTTTTTAGAAGAATATGAACACTTTTATCGGATAGAAATGTTTGTTCAGTTTATTGTTGGTTTAGTTTTTCTTCATACTTAGGATATGTTgagattttgatttttcttttaaaagaaaaaaattgatgcTAAAGAAAAAGTGAATATCTATATAAGTCTTGTTTCTCtgtctaaaaattttaatatatatcattatttttatGTGTTCATGTAATTAAGAAAAGAGaggttaataaataataatgtgtTTTATATTTTGATCCATAAACACTTGCATAAATACATGACATAATACGATACAAAACACACAGACACGTGAAATTTAAATTTCTTATAAAACACGATactgcatatatataaaatataaaatattttagctTACTCTAAATAgtggttttgaataaattttttttatagatataattaaaattgatgATTTTTTAGTCTACTCTAAGTGTTTTCTGTTTCACTTTAGAACAATAATATTGAAGTGTTGATAAATAGTAAATACATCTTAAAAATCTAACTCAATATGAAATACATGAAGTAGATAATCTGATTTATATTTAAGTGTTACGTTTTTTGTATGTATATAGTCTCATGCATGTGGGGAAGTTGAAGAGAACTAAGAAAGCTATGGTATGAATAAATAATGTCATTTTAAAAAGCAGGTGGGAGGCTAAGTACAAAAAAGGATAGATGTccaaattttttccaatcaagttttgaTATTTAGCGATCAATAATATAGAATTTAATCTCGTTGGTGCATCTCCTTCCaccatgataaaaaaaaaaaaagaaaatagcatTTTCTTCGTCATGACAGTATTtcgttgctgcatttttttttgctatggcaaagaagaagaagcatctcTTCTGCCATgacaaataagaaaattaaaaattttgttaaaattttctgTTATCATCGAATTTTTGATGGGTATATCAGCATTTTTTGTTTATTGTGACGTCACTTTTTTATATAGTTAAgtaattttgtcaaattttaaattttttaaagattattttatactattttatcagaatcaaaatcttttaaatattaatttagtatttatttttttagaggaatataatttatatttgtatatattcaATTATAAGTGAGATACAATTATGAAATGACATGTGtgagttttatattttatttaataataaataactatatgtGTGCTTATTTTAATGTATGAGAAAAAAATACAActacaattttatttattaatttatgacAAATTTAGGAGTGAGAATATTTTCTCCACTTCCAATTTTTTggaataaatatttttatgtaaaagtcACGTGTAGCCGCAACTCTCAATTTTTATCAtcaataaatgaaaatttaatcaattataatatctataaaaattatttaaccaatcaattatttttttagaaaaaaattcaaaGTTTATCCGACTCTTTTAAAAGAATTggataaaatttgattttttttttctaaaaaaataattgattggttaaataatttttaacacaTGTTAGTCTAATAAGAAGTGATGATAATAGCTTCATGGTAACCTGCCATTTGCCATATGGTTAGGGAAAATGCTGTTTTATGCAAAGCCAAACCTTATTTGTCAACTAAACCAAAATCAATCTAAACCATACATTGTATTTTGATAAAGAGAGAAGTGTgtgaaaaataatagaataattattcaaatcagtaagaatttaaaattaaatattttaatcttttaaattttaaaatatacaaaataatttttaatatttatttttattaaatgataTAGTCTCTTTCGTTTGTTAGTTACTAACAATAATTTTTGACGTGAAACATTAACTTGTGCACATGTGTGATATGGACAAagcatataaaataatttttaaaaaatttaaaaaatctcaaaatattttctaaaaaatttaaaaactttaaaataattttttttgaattatttatatataattacttctaaattaataaattttaatttttaatatttttggtgtatttatctcaaatttaattatttataaacaaattttatatatattttaaaacaaataaattataaattaattttaaaaggcacttttttcaaaaaattaaaattaaaataaatgaatttatatttatttttaactatgcaagatattaatttaatttaattattggtATCATATATTCTATGATCATTCTTTAATGATAAAGAAGAGAATAAACTAGCGTTGTTTGAAAAGATAGGAGAACTctcatttaacataaaaaaatttatgtaaataattgaaaatatttGTGCAAATACGTATAAAGACAACATTTTAAAACTTGTATACAATGCAAACCAAGTTATCTATGAAGTCAAATGTTTAGTCAACCACAAAATTGATGCAGATGtgatttacaaaaatataaagcTCTTAATACTttgcaatatttaaaaaaaagtcttAGCAAATTCAAAtgttttgttcataattttttttaaaaaattttaaaattcaattgtaatgttgcataaaattaaataagtttATAGTTAAAATTTGTTATGCTATTACAAGCAATTAGCAATTGTCCCAAGaaaatatagattttttttttttcactttgaaatatttttctaaatttattaactATTAATATCTCAAAAATTTAGGTTATATAAATAATGACCTTCATAATTCAATAACGTCTTATCTTTTAAgtgttattattataatttttatatcatttatttttatatagatatcatatgttaatgattaaataatattaattttatgatattttagtgttaataaataaaattatgttttagtatatattttaatattttttgtattttttatttattatatattttaataatattttatttttataatttattttttttaattaaaagtgagGACCATAGTTTATCTAGACTTTATAACTAGGGACCGAATAATCTAACTTCCCTAAACTTAATAATAGTTAAAACTCGCCATTCTTCCCAATGAATGAGTTTAATTTAGAAGGTatgaaacttaaaaattttttctccCATGCCTAACATGCATTGCTAACTCCGCGACACCATATTAATTTATAGACGGGAAATGCTAGGTAAACAATAACTATCttgaacaatataaataattattaattatactacatcttaatttaatgttattaattaaatttaaaatcaatttatttttttaattttattaattcatattatTCAAAAATGTTGTTgattacctatactttttcttcaCAGAAAGGAGTTAATGTTGTTTCACATAAATTAACATATAAATGTGATTTTCCAATGAACATATAGCTTAGCTTACAAGGGTTTGTACCTAcacaactaattaattattttaggttCAAATTCTAGATGCTGACATGTTAAAATTCGAAAGAAAGTATTTTACTTGTAAGCTATGGTAatgttagaaaaataataatataaaattatcttgTTTAacttaacatttataattttatacatataatcaAGGATAAACATAAAGGTGATAAATAGTGTGGCATTATCCAATCTCCTTTTCAGCAATTATATCTTTATACAAGATATATGcttaaagaaataaatttttttacataattttagttgttttatatgtgattattttttagtatgtgataaatttatataattcttaattattttatttattaatatttttatttaaccaaTTTAAAATGATATAGTTAAGTCTTTAGAATTTTTCAAATTAGTTTCTAATGCTTATTTCTAtagtcatttttaaaaaaattcatttattttataataatattaaaatattaatatatttaaaattcatattattatataaGAGATTAATAATGATTTATGTTATTATaatcatattatatattttagatgttctttttttataaaaaatatttttttctaattttatatgttcataaacttttttttttaaaaaattcaatggCTTCATATCATGCGTCAAATGCTTTTATATTGCAAGAAAAATATAACACAAAGagggataaataaaaaatttatatgaaattTGGCctctttatattaaaatttttaaattcgtTCTtgcatataatatttataattatacatttattatatttaatataattattctaatataaaatatatattaaaatataaaatatacattaaatataaattaaataacatatatatttatacacatatatatgacttattttagtgtataaatagtattttgtatCTAATATTACTCGTTTATTCTAGCAATCATTAGAAAATGCAAAATAAGGTAAGTTTAAAttactttatgtttattttctgttgtCTCCTAATATTTTTGAGTAAATTAATAGTCTAATCTAATTCGAGtgaaattttctttatttaataagaGAATGTATGTACTAATTAATCAAATTGAGTTCATTCATCTATTTAAATAAGTGTGACAAATTAATCTTTATAGCGTTCATATATAAAAAAGAGATACTCCGATAAAGATGgttaaaacatctttttttaaagatgtttgttattaactaaaatttaatacatataattaattaaactatattatttttgtcaaaattagattaTATAAAttgatttagtaaaaaaattagtaaattaaatcttgaaccgatttaaattaaatacaataaccttattatagaaaatgactaaaatatttttattatatatttttttaattttaaaaactctaaattctaactctataaccacaaaaaaaaaaaattagaacttagggttcttaatatatatatatatatattttaattatttttttataaaaaaaattaatttagatccGTTCAAGATatagtttattaattttttggccaaatcagtttatctgatctaattttgataaaaataacataatttaatcaattatatgcattgaattttaattacttaaaaatatctttaaaaaatacgttttaagcgtctttatctaagtggctccctataaaaaaaaaaaggatcccGCTAGGGAGATAATGgattatttgtacaatgtgtataatgggttATTGAGTTATAAAAATGAACATtcccatactatctagaataaccatccgagtactagtgataataaacatcttcctaaaaacttaaattgattttggagttcaccaagAATTGAACCCTTAACCTTTCGGATCTAAGGCTCTAATACCATGTTATGATACGACTCATCTCAAAAGTTTCAGCTAATGAGAAAAGGTAACATTAATGATtttatctctaatactccctaaacctccattgtacacatggtataaatattccattggctccttatacttttccataaaaaaaaaattacctaacaaaagaaagaaaacatgcaTGCTTTAAATTATATTCATATATGATCACGTGATGATAagtttctctaaaaaaaataaaagggtcTAATGCTCTATATATAGACATATTAACCAGATTAAAATGCACAACTACAATATAACTTTCCTTCTCAATCTCTTCATAAGCTATATAGAGCTGATTATTTTAGCTAAACAATGGAAGAAGTTAAAGTTGAAATTATTTCTAAAGAAAATATTAAACCTTCATCTCCTACACCCTCTCACTTAAAAACCTTCAAACACTCCTTTTTAGATCAACTTGTTCCTTTTCCTCATGCAACAATCATCCTATTCTACACCTCACAAAATCCCTTTGAATTTTCTGAGAGATTAGAGTTGCTTAAACAATCATTATCTGAAACACTAACACAATTCTACCCTTTTGCTGGAAAGATCAAAGATGATTTGTCCATTGATTGCAATGATGAAGGTGCTAACTTTGTAGTAGTCAAAGTGAATTGTTCTATTTCAAAGTTTCTAAAAAAGCCTGATTTGAATTCATTGAACAAGTTTATTCCAACTACTCCAAACTTTGAAAAAACAATGACAGGAGCTCATGTGATTAACATTCAAGTTAATATCTTTGATTGTGGTGGAATTGCAATTGGATTTCGCATTTCTCATAGGATCGCTGATGGTGATTCAATTGACACCTTCCTGAAGGCATGGACAGAAAGAGCCGGCTACAACTGCAATTCAGAACTTTTGACAGAACCAAACTTTGCTACAAGTTCTCTGTTCCCTACAAGTACTTCACATTTCAGAAACTTGTCAAGGAAAACATGGGGTTCCATTTTTAGGAAAGAAAAATGGGTCACAAGGAGGTTTTTGTTCAAAAATTCAGCTATTGCTACCCTCAAGGCTCAAATAGTGGCAAAATCTTCATCTGACCCATTGAAGAATCATCCTAATGCTCCTACACGTGTTCAGATAGTTTCTGCCTTGTTGTGGAAGTATTTCATGGCTGCGTCGAAGGATCAATTTGGAACTCAAAGGCCTTCAATGGTGTTTAACGCGGTGAACCTTCGCCGAAGAATGGAAGAGTCTCTAcatcctgagaatgccatagggaATTTTCTATGGTTGGCAACTTCAGAACACATGAGTGAGCATGAGTTGAATTTGAATGAGTTGGTGAGTGAAGTGAAGAAGTCAATTGAAGAAATTGATAAGGATTTTGTTGCAAGGTTGCAAAGTGACAAGGAAGGGAGTTCAATCATAGAAAATGCTCTTGGAAAAATTAGCGGTGAAACATGGTCTAATAATAAGAGTGATGAGGCATTGGAAAGATTATGTATTAGTAGTTGGTGTAACTTTGGATTCTATGATGTTGATTTTGGATGGGGAAAACCAATATGGA is drawn from Arachis hypogaea cultivar Tifrunner chromosome 12, arahy.Tifrunner.gnm2.J5K5, whole genome shotgun sequence and contains these coding sequences:
- the LOC112729093 gene encoding epi-neemfruitin B 7-O-acetyltransferse L7AT-like, translating into MEEVKVEIISKENIKPSSPTPSHLKTFKHSFLDQLVPFPHATIILFYTSQNPFEFSERLELLKQSLSETLTQFYPFAGKIKDDLSIDCNDEGANFVVVKVNCSISKFLKKPDLNSLNKFIPTTPNFEKTMTGAHVINIQVNIFDCGGIAIGFRISHRIADGDSIDTFLKAWTERAGYNCNSELLTEPNFATSSLFPTSTSHFRNLSRKTWGSIFRKEKWVTRRFLFKNSAIATLKAQIVAKSSSDPLKNHPNAPTRVQIVSALLWKYFMAASKDQFGTQRPSMVFNAVNLRRRMEESLHPENAIGNFLWLATSEHMSEHELNLNELVSEVKKSIEEIDKDFVARLQSDKEGSSIIENALGKISGETWSNNKSDEALERLCISSWCNFGFYDVDFGWGKPIWMSSIGIESNSVLTNMIILIDTKFKDGIEAWITLDEEKMKYLVSTELLTYATLDPSPLTVSNSGLQA